The nucleotide sequence ATGCATGCAGAATCAGTTGGATCGATCACTTGAGTCTCTTTATCATGCATTGCATGTCTTCATCAATGGGtaaactgtaataccccgagagtcaagagaagttagtatatatcgaggatagtgtaagaaaggaaacaacaccagctggataccttttgggctgaatgttggcaaagaactttcaagttaagcgtgcttaacctggggtaatccagggatgagtgacccccttgggaagttcgcataggcccatcagggtaagttgttccggtcctttctatcgctcgaacgggatgttacaggtggtatcagagccgacccccgagcctctgagcgcggtggtggggcaaacctcagcgaggaggctgagtcccgaggagggtgtgtgtaggcccctatggggggtgcttgtaggcaccttaggcgaatcccacatcgatcATGCAAGGGGGGGGAGATTTgagaccggttgtaaggtcgtatgacgaggacgtcatgtgcttaagggggagagaatgtaataccccgagagtccagagaagttagtatatattgaggatagtgtaagaaaggaaacaacaccagctagataccttttgggctgaatgttggcaaagaactcccaagggggtaatccagggatgggtgacccttctAGGAaattcgcgtaggcccatcagggtaagttgttccggtccttcctatcgctcgaacgggatgttacttTACACTTGATATTCGTCTGTTCTTTGTCTGCACTGCCTGCTAGGTACATACAATATGGTTTGTACAGTCTTATTGTTCTGTTGTTGCATAGTCTGTGTTATTCATTTACTTGAGCAGGTTGTGGTTAAGTTTTGCATCGTATGTTTTCCTTCTCATTTGTTCACTTCATATGATACTGACTGAATTCATACATTCAGAGGACAGTGAGGACCGCAAAGCCATATGATGTCCTTTTGAAACTCAACTTTGGTGAAGGTTGCAGTTGTGTGTGTACACAAATCAAGTTCACCGTTGATTTTCAGGTGAAACgatttttcatattctttttttttggcatcATAGAAATGGGGAtcgtttatgtttttttatttttttttgtcttgtccATCATTTCAGAGAAATGATTCGACCCGTGTGGGCTTCTGTATTTCAGGTAAAATTACTAAATCAACTCAGAaacataaattacataaaattttgagGGCTGTAAGAACTGAACTGATATTGGCTATATCTAGATGTATGTGTGAGACTGCTACATTAAGTTGATGTTTTATTCAATAGGTCTGGGGTCATGGGCACCTTTCAGAGAATTAACTTAATTCACTGGTctcccattaaaaaaaaaatctacatgAACTGAAAGCTCCACCTGTCTTTCTCACTTTAGCTCTTGATTgcattccatttctttcttgtGTAGTCTATCTTCCTCTTGCTTAGGCTTGTCACTATTTATGGTTTTTGTCTCCTTTAGGTATATCGAAAATCCTAATTTCACTTTCTTGGCAGGGATTTGTTTACTAATTCACCTTTTTGGCCTTTCTGTAAGTTGCTCTAAATATAGAGCTACTTCAATTTTATCATTGGAGTAACTCTTAAATATAGTCTTTAGTTATGCTATGGCCCTTGACCTTCTAATACAAAGCACTTGTAGGATAAAGTGCAATTATTGTATGTTCTAATTTGTATTTATGTCCGACTGTACTGCCACATTTTCCATTCCAGTTGTACTCTTTATTGTAGTTGCATTTACAGCGTAATCCAGAAAGTGGTTGTCTAATTATTTAACtctgtaattttatatttcattttcagATGATATGTTTTACGGGGGACAAAACGAGAGAAGGAACGcggaatatagaaatatatgaAAGTTGCCAATATTGCATGCACCACAATTTTTCCTTGTAATGCATACTATGAAATGATAGGCTTCTTTTTTCTGCTTTTTTGCTAAACCGTAGGCTTATTTCTAGGTGAAGTAatccttcccccccccccccccccccccacccaaaaaaaaaaaaaaaacaatttttttttttttttgagggttTTGGATCTTTGCAGCAGGCTTTGATTTCCACCTATTTTTAAGGGGACTTTGGTTCTGTAcctaaaatatttgtttattgatTGACGTCTTGATTAGCCCCGCTTGGATCTCGGTCAGTCTGTATTTAACTGGTATGGATGCTTGCAGGGAGATAGGCATGGCGCTGTGCATTGGCACTAATGGTGGTTTGAAGAAGTCCAGCGGAGTCCCTTCCAACTATGGGCAACAAATCCAAGCCATGCACATAAGTGCTCAGCGCAGCTGGCTCCATTTAGGGGAGGATAAACAGTTGCTTCCCTACACTATGTTCCTGGTTCATGTAAAGCTCATCAGGTGAAATCTCAAGAGTTGGTATCTATCTAACTTTTGGGTGGGGCCATGAATGGGAAATTTGTATCCATACTTTATGCGGGTaggaaaatatgaaatttgtataaaatttatctgTAGGTGACTTGACTGAATTTGGTTTAGATTATCACTCCTGTTGTatagaatttctctctttcaaATTGTTCAAAACTGCCGTTTCCCTTTGCTCTTGTTCAGTAAGTAGAATACGTTTGGTGCCGTTTGAGGTTATGATTGTCCTTGTGTCGGGTAGTTGGGAGGGAGTGTGGTGGTTTGGTCTATTGGTTGCTTTGGGCTGTGGATTATTGGCCTTGCTTAGTGTGCGATTGTTTTGTAATTGAAGTAGTGgtgtgcaaaaaaaaataaaaaataaaaaggtgtTGTAagtttctttatttcttcccaTTCTTGTTCTAATTGTTTTGGGACATGTTTAATTGTATTCTCCATTTGCTTGTTCTTCAGCGGATCAGTTACTTCACTGTGTTTAgttattaacaaaaaatataataaaaaattgtttaataatttttaaaagttttttttttattgttttcactatgtaataacattaattatatatataattaaatctcCAGCACATTAgatggagggagaatttgaaataatattaaaaaagtaagaaacttaaaataattttttttataagcacTTGGTGTACGTTGAAAGCTTCTATAGTAGAACTCTTCGAGAGGGCTTGGCGGTTGAATGGTTTCTGGTTAGAGGATAATACCATGGTTCCCATCGTCCTCGTAATCTTCCCTAAAGTAAAGTGAATCAATAGGCTAAACTCTCACATTTCTTTCTTCCGgacagtatttttttttttttagataacttgTGTCAAAATTTAcgcttcaatttttttgagaGAGTTGATTCTCGTCTTAACtcactttttactttttatttttgtgtcaaAAGTTAAATGGAGGTattatagtaattttttttttgttggtttgaGCGTCTTTTGCTATTCGGCCTCACAATATCAGCATGAGATGTAAATTTGAGGATTCAGCGGCCAGTTCGATTCCTAGTCTTGTTGCAAACGTGCGGGCTGTAAgcgatttttaattttcaggatTGTTTTGATTGCTGAGTTTCTTCCCTAGCTAGGGTTCGTACACAAAACCTGGGGCCCAAAAAGTATCATCCCAGGTTCTTCTTTTACCAGCAGAATTATGCTCGGGGTCGGTATTACagtaattttgataatataagAGATGGCATCAAGACTACTTATTAGTAGTGGCTTGAAAAAGTTCGAATGAGTCTTTTTCAATTGGTATGGGTAGCAAATTCAAGCCATGCAAAATGTTTTCAACATAGCTAGTTGTGAAAACAGATATATTTCTTGATATTGATATGTTTTTGATGGATatataaaagttaatttttataaatcgTGAAAtcatttaaatgagaaatttgtatttataaagtTCACGCTggtggaaaaaaattaattatgttactaaaaaattaaaaatttatttaaaattaa is from Diospyros lotus cultivar Yz01 chromosome 2, ASM1463336v1, whole genome shotgun sequence and encodes:
- the LOC127794303 gene encoding uncharacterized protein LOC127794303 isoform X3, encoding MQTLRSGLIVPFGGYCPPQPKRTARTAKPFDILLKLNFGEGCSCVCTQIKFTVDFQMICFTGDKTREGTRNIEIYESCQYCMHHNFSLEIGMALCIGTNGGLKKSSGVPSNYGQQIQAMHISAQRSWLHLGEDKQLLPYTMFLVHVKLIR
- the LOC127794303 gene encoding uncharacterized protein LOC127794303 isoform X1, which codes for MIETLDRPLVPEEGGISPRPTIRRCFPPSDDQRSPCSFPILASNGFCVEGDQRSSSRKPVEISLRPPLVDPNPAVWLNSSLRGIMSTLPKRTVRTAKPYDVLLKLNFGEGCSCVCTQIKFTVDFQMICFTGDKTREGTRNIEIYESCQYCMHHNFSLEIGMALCIGTNGGLKKSSGVPSNYGQQIQAMHISAQRSWLHLGEDKQLLPYTMFLVHVKLIR